Proteins encoded within one genomic window of Paenarthrobacter sp. JL.01a:
- a CDS encoding amidohydrolase, with protein sequence MALKEETLGSAHPRTAQDIKARVLAEIDRQAERIVAISREIQLHPETGFREFGTARRIAAQFEDMGIDYRSGLARTGVKARMTGRSDRHTVALLGEMDSVITPDHPLANQHTGAAHACGHHIEIGAMIGAALGLQGVMDQLDGDVVLFALPAEELIEVDWRLSLREAGDIEFVCGKPELIRLGEFDDIDLGLITHPSTDSTAPLFTMGHSFTGSILKKVTFTGKTGHAGENPHESINALKALTLALTALESQRETFRDEDSVRISQLITNSGEMVSTIPGLTELEVMIRGRSIEALEDASNKVDRSMQAGAVAVGAEVEITTVVGCFPFKQDQPLVELVDSNGRQLFGDNAIEGHGRPIGASTDSGDLQLLLPLVLPLVNSGCDGLIHSRDFTIADHVLTAVNNAKLLAVSVVDLLCDGATKASQVIEESGPKLDREAFLKLRRRMENTKKFL encoded by the coding sequence ATGGCGCTCAAAGAGGAGACTCTGGGCTCTGCTCATCCAAGGACCGCACAGGATATCAAGGCCCGCGTCCTGGCGGAGATCGACAGGCAGGCTGAACGGATCGTCGCGATTAGCCGTGAAATCCAACTGCACCCGGAGACAGGATTCCGCGAATTCGGCACCGCCCGTCGTATTGCTGCTCAATTCGAAGACATGGGTATCGATTACCGTTCAGGCCTTGCCAGGACTGGTGTCAAAGCTCGTATGACTGGACGATCAGATCGTCACACAGTGGCACTTCTCGGTGAAATGGATTCCGTCATCACCCCGGACCATCCCCTGGCAAATCAGCACACCGGGGCGGCGCACGCGTGCGGACACCACATCGAGATTGGCGCCATGATTGGTGCCGCCCTAGGACTTCAAGGCGTTATGGACCAGCTCGATGGTGACGTGGTCCTCTTCGCACTCCCAGCCGAGGAACTTATCGAAGTGGACTGGCGGCTTTCGCTGCGTGAGGCCGGTGACATCGAGTTCGTCTGCGGAAAACCCGAACTCATCAGATTGGGAGAATTCGACGATATCGACCTGGGCCTGATCACCCATCCAAGCACGGACAGCACCGCACCACTATTTACGATGGGCCACAGTTTCACAGGCTCCATCTTGAAAAAGGTCACCTTCACCGGCAAAACCGGACATGCAGGTGAGAACCCGCATGAGTCAATTAACGCGCTCAAGGCACTGACGCTGGCTCTAACGGCCCTCGAAAGCCAACGTGAGACTTTTAGAGACGAGGACTCCGTCCGGATCAGCCAGTTGATCACCAACTCGGGCGAAATGGTCAGCACCATCCCAGGTCTGACTGAACTCGAAGTCATGATCAGAGGAAGATCAATCGAGGCCTTGGAAGACGCATCCAACAAGGTCGATCGAAGCATGCAGGCCGGTGCCGTGGCGGTGGGCGCAGAGGTAGAGATCACCACGGTCGTCGGATGCTTCCCATTCAAACAAGATCAGCCATTGGTAGAGCTGGTTGACAGCAACGGAAGGCAACTCTTCGGAGACAATGCCATCGAGGGCCACGGCAGGCCAATCGGTGCATCAACCGACTCCGGAGACCTTCAGTTGCTCCTCCCGCTGGTCCTCCCCTTGGTCAACAGCGGCTGCGACGGCCTCATCCATTCCCGCGACTTCACCATCGCCGATCATGTTCTCACCGCCGTCAACAACGCAAAACTTCTAGCTGTCAGCGTTGTTGACCTCCTCTGTGATGGTGCAACCAAGGCGAGCCAAGTCATCGAAGAGAGCGGTCCCAAGCTCGACCGCGAAGCATTCCTAAAGCTCCGGCGCCGGATGGAAAACACCAAGAAATTCCTCTGA
- a CDS encoding Lrp/AsnC family transcriptional regulator: MSDSFIPDEVDLQIINALQIRPRASWSQIAGVIGIDPATAARRWRRLEDAGAAWIACNPPYESLTAIAHVEIDCVHGRTADVAQQLARDSASVSITINAGGRDLQVMVWTCTSKELARYVLDRLAQIDGIRAVRTFPIVRIYREATGWRLGALNAEQSRRLRPPSAVMVKPLSRQLTDAEWAVFNALNRDPRIEIKQLAYELGVSPSTARRRLDDLLNNQSILRTEVARSLSGTPVYATFFGVCPAERLDSTAEALTTLPEIRGVSTHAGKHNVFITAWLRSLEHVQTFEAEIARKLPHLRIVDRTTVLRTIKLIGRLMDDDGWSIGSVSTDVRQTSMGDVEGLPDRAQLRPGP; encoded by the coding sequence ATGTCTGATTCGTTCATTCCGGATGAGGTGGATCTGCAAATCATCAATGCCCTACAGATCAGGCCCAGAGCGTCCTGGAGCCAGATCGCCGGCGTAATTGGCATTGATCCCGCCACAGCGGCACGTCGCTGGCGTCGCCTCGAAGATGCAGGTGCGGCATGGATAGCGTGCAATCCTCCCTACGAGTCGCTCACAGCTATCGCCCACGTCGAAATCGACTGTGTCCACGGGCGCACGGCCGACGTTGCACAACAGCTCGCCCGTGATAGCGCGTCTGTCTCCATCACCATCAACGCAGGTGGTCGTGATCTGCAGGTCATGGTCTGGACATGTACCAGCAAGGAGCTCGCACGGTACGTTCTGGACCGACTCGCCCAGATCGACGGAATCCGCGCCGTCCGGACTTTTCCTATCGTCAGGATCTACAGGGAAGCCACTGGCTGGAGATTGGGCGCGCTGAACGCCGAACAGAGTAGGCGCCTGCGCCCGCCTAGTGCCGTAATGGTCAAGCCTCTATCGAGGCAGTTGACAGACGCGGAATGGGCAGTTTTCAATGCCCTGAACAGGGATCCCCGCATCGAGATCAAACAATTGGCTTACGAGCTTGGGGTTAGTCCCTCGACTGCCCGGCGTCGACTCGACGATCTGCTCAACAATCAATCAATTCTCCGCACGGAGGTAGCTCGCAGTCTCTCCGGAACTCCCGTTTACGCCACGTTCTTCGGTGTGTGCCCGGCGGAGAGACTCGACTCCACTGCTGAAGCCCTCACCACCCTGCCGGAAATCCGCGGAGTCAGTACGCATGCAGGAAAGCACAATGTTTTCATCACCGCCTGGTTACGTTCACTGGAACACGTCCAAACCTTCGAAGCGGAAATCGCGCGCAAGCTCCCACACCTACGGATCGTTGATCGAACAACGGTCCTTCGGACGATCAAGCTAATCGGCAGACTGATGGACGACGACGGATGGTCTATCGGCAGCGTTTCCACCGACGTGCGACAAACCTCGATGGGGGACGTGGAAGGCTTGCCGGATCGGGCACAGCTGCGCCCTGGGCCCTGA
- a CDS encoding alpha/beta fold hydrolase, which yields MAQQALAEGNFGALGDGYISMYFFRNEPHKHGAVPGITPSPKRIARRFRLWIRPPSELQTKCCPGGPNRNRRKPAFLLSSTSNPHEEEFQMTSHTISQHAVASTDGTMIGFRKAGDGAPIVIVHGSISTGDQWLPVAEQLAKSNTVYVMDRRGRGLSSDADDYSLATEVEDIKTIMAVAGDNPALLGHSYGAICALEAARTGAPVSDLVLYEPPLPVDSPTAGPALDDYAAAIEEGDGEKAIHIAAAHFLRISPEETEALAATPLWPDMVRLSPTWTRELREIDLTAALIPQYLKIPTRTLLLVGEASPSHMIGASRHLKNLPNSTEITFPGQTHFAHITDPAGVAEVIRLFLQK from the coding sequence GTGGCACAGCAGGCACTGGCGGAAGGGAACTTCGGGGCCCTGGGCGACGGCTACATATCCATGTACTTCTTCAGGAACGAACCCCACAAACACGGAGCGGTTCCGGGCATCACTCCCAGTCCCAAGCGCATCGCCAGGCGCTTCCGACTATGGATAAGGCCACCTTCGGAACTCCAGACCAAGTGTTGCCCCGGTGGGCCGAATCGCAACCGGCGCAAGCCGGCATTCCTACTCAGTTCGACCAGCAATCCACACGAAGAGGAGTTCCAGATGACATCTCACACCATCAGCCAGCACGCTGTGGCATCAACCGACGGCACCATGATTGGGTTCCGCAAAGCGGGCGACGGCGCCCCGATAGTCATAGTCCACGGCAGCATCTCCACGGGAGACCAGTGGCTCCCCGTTGCCGAGCAACTGGCTAAAAGCAACACCGTATATGTAATGGACCGCCGCGGGCGCGGGCTAAGCTCCGACGCCGACGACTACTCACTAGCCACGGAAGTCGAAGACATCAAAACCATAATGGCCGTCGCTGGCGACAACCCAGCCCTTCTTGGCCACTCCTACGGCGCCATTTGCGCCCTGGAAGCTGCAAGGACCGGGGCACCCGTATCGGACCTTGTGCTCTACGAACCGCCGCTGCCAGTTGACTCACCGACCGCCGGCCCGGCTCTCGACGACTATGCCGCCGCCATAGAGGAAGGCGACGGAGAGAAGGCCATCCACATCGCCGCCGCACACTTCCTTCGCATCAGCCCTGAAGAGACCGAAGCCTTGGCGGCAACACCCCTGTGGCCCGACATGGTCCGGCTCAGCCCCACATGGACGCGTGAACTACGAGAGATCGACCTAACAGCGGCACTCATTCCCCAATATCTGAAGATACCAACACGCACGCTGCTACTGGTCGGCGAAGCAAGCCCATCACACATGATTGGCGCCTCCCGCCACCTAAAGAACCTACCGAACTCCACAGAGATAACGTTCCCTGGACAGACACACTTCGCCCACATCACCGACCCAGCAGGAGTAGCAGAAGTCATAAGGCTGTTTCTGCAAAAGTAG
- a CDS encoding nuclear transport factor 2 family protein, with amino-acid sequence MSPIHDPQSLIRRLEETRYTAALEPDLATFEGLCHPQLVYSHSGGNRDSRTEYLDKLRTGALRYRRIEHDIDNILIIGDTALVFGQMSADVTVNGTDKTINNRSLAVWVQDAGNWKFAAYQPTPSSGG; translated from the coding sequence ATGTCCCCTATACATGATCCGCAGTCCCTCATCCGGCGCCTGGAAGAAACCCGCTATACGGCGGCTCTTGAACCCGATCTGGCAACCTTTGAAGGCCTATGCCACCCACAGCTCGTCTACTCACACTCCGGTGGCAACCGGGATTCACGAACCGAGTACCTCGACAAACTCCGGACGGGGGCGCTTCGCTACCGCCGTATAGAGCATGACATTGACAACATCCTCATCATCGGAGACACGGCACTAGTCTTCGGCCAGATGAGCGCGGACGTCACAGTAAACGGCACCGACAAGACCATAAACAATCGGTCGTTGGCGGTATGGGTTCAGGATGCCGGGAACTGGAAGTTTGCCGCATACCAGCCAACTCCCTCTTCGGGCGGGTAA
- a CDS encoding amidohydrolase family protein, whose product MGVGAVSLPLAAVGTAPASAGGPAYGANGPSRIDVHHHASPAFYKDWLVSRGQTAGGLKIPDWSVPMAKEIMDLHGVRTSILSISTPGVHLGDDTEARTMARRVNEHVAEIVKDEPARFGLFATLTLPDVAGALEELAYAFDTLHADGVILLANSRGVYLGDPAFDPLMEELNRRHAVVFVHPSSLPANPIAGVPPYIADFLLDTTRAAVNLVRKGTTTRYPNIRYILAHGGGFLPYASHRIAFTFGLDGSAWTPEAVLNELGKFYYDTAQTSAQAAFPTLLEFAGEDRVLFGSDFPHVTAPGVAYFTKQLDESRLPAKTQRAINRQNALALFPRLAN is encoded by the coding sequence ATGGGAGTGGGTGCTGTTTCCCTCCCGCTGGCAGCAGTGGGGACAGCGCCGGCCAGCGCAGGGGGCCCAGCCTACGGGGCAAATGGTCCGTCCAGGATCGATGTACATCACCACGCGTCGCCGGCCTTTTATAAAGACTGGCTGGTTTCCCGCGGCCAGACCGCAGGAGGATTGAAGATCCCCGACTGGTCAGTTCCCATGGCTAAAGAGATCATGGATCTGCACGGAGTCAGGACCTCAATCCTTAGCATCTCAACACCAGGCGTCCACCTTGGTGATGATACTGAAGCGCGAACGATGGCGCGCCGCGTCAATGAACACGTTGCAGAAATAGTCAAAGACGAACCCGCCCGGTTCGGCCTCTTCGCAACTCTGACTCTCCCCGACGTTGCCGGGGCCCTCGAAGAACTCGCCTACGCCTTCGACACCCTGCACGCCGACGGAGTCATCCTTCTGGCAAATTCACGAGGCGTTTACCTGGGCGACCCGGCGTTCGATCCCCTCATGGAGGAACTAAACCGCAGGCACGCAGTTGTCTTCGTTCACCCCTCAAGTCTTCCTGCCAACCCCATCGCAGGAGTCCCTCCATACATCGCCGACTTCCTCCTCGACACCACAAGGGCCGCCGTGAATCTGGTGCGCAAAGGCACCACCACTCGATACCCGAACATCCGGTACATCCTGGCGCACGGCGGAGGATTCCTGCCCTACGCCTCTCACCGGATTGCCTTCACCTTCGGGCTTGATGGATCGGCCTGGACACCTGAAGCCGTACTCAATGAACTGGGCAAGTTCTACTACGACACCGCGCAAACCTCTGCCCAGGCTGCCTTCCCGACACTCCTGGAATTTGCAGGAGAAGACCGTGTCCTGTTCGGAAGCGACTTCCCGCACGTCACGGCGCCAGGGGTGGCATATTTCACCAAACAGCTGGACGAATCACGATTGCCGGCAAAGACACAGCGGGCAATCAATCGCCAAAACGCACTTGCGCTCTTCCCGCGACTCGCGAACTAG
- a CDS encoding dioxygenase codes for MIDTTSHGVSPAQAAAEKKLTDTVVASFEATSDDRLKTLLQALVKHLHAYIREVRLTEDEWNQAIEFLTQVGHITDDKRQEFILLSDVLGASMQTIAVNNPVSGNATEATVFGPFFTQDAPEIPIGGDISGGAPGQSCWVEGTVTDTAGNPVPGARIEVWEADEDGFYDVQYDDGRVTGRAHLYSDHEGKYAFWGLTPTPYPIPHDGPVGRMLEATDRSPVRASHLHFMVTAPGQRTLVTHIFVEGDPQIEIGDSVFGVKDSLIKRFETKAPDTPTPDGRDLNGHSWARTRFDIVLAPAEI; via the coding sequence ATGATCGACACCACCTCTCACGGTGTCAGCCCGGCGCAAGCCGCAGCCGAGAAAAAACTCACTGACACCGTCGTCGCGTCTTTCGAAGCCACATCAGATGACCGGCTGAAAACACTGCTGCAGGCCCTAGTAAAGCACCTGCACGCCTACATCCGCGAAGTTCGACTCACCGAAGACGAATGGAACCAAGCCATCGAATTCCTCACCCAGGTGGGGCACATAACGGACGACAAACGTCAGGAATTCATCCTTCTCTCTGACGTACTGGGCGCTTCCATGCAGACCATCGCCGTCAACAACCCGGTCTCCGGAAACGCCACCGAAGCCACCGTCTTCGGTCCCTTCTTCACGCAGGATGCCCCGGAGATACCCATCGGAGGAGACATCTCAGGAGGGGCACCGGGCCAAAGCTGCTGGGTGGAAGGAACCGTCACCGACACCGCGGGCAATCCTGTCCCCGGCGCACGGATTGAGGTGTGGGAAGCAGACGAAGACGGGTTCTATGACGTTCAGTACGACGACGGCCGCGTCACCGGCCGCGCGCACCTTTACTCCGACCATGAAGGAAAGTACGCCTTCTGGGGGCTGACTCCGACCCCCTACCCGATCCCACACGACGGCCCCGTCGGACGAATGCTGGAGGCTACCGACCGCTCCCCCGTCCGAGCGTCCCACCTTCACTTCATGGTGACCGCCCCGGGCCAACGGACCTTGGTCACCCACATATTCGTCGAGGGAGATCCCCAAATCGAAATAGGTGACTCCGTCTTCGGCGTCAAGGACTCGCTCATCAAGCGTTTCGAGACAAAAGCCCCTGACACCCCTACCCCTGACGGGCGCGACCTTAACGGCCATTCATGGGCAAGGACCCGCTTCGATATCGTCCTTGCCCCCGCAGAGATCTAA
- a CDS encoding maleylacetate reductase codes for MEFEHVTLGQRVLFGTGQVSTNIAREARRLGSRRIMAIASKSEASAARASLNDVPVALWWHNVAQHVPVEVAESARSAAAEAEIDLIVCVGGGSTTGLAKAVALTSGIPVVAVPTTYAGSEATNMWGITENRTKTTGIDDKVLPVTVIYDATLSRTLPVALSVSSGLNALAHCVDSLWAPKADPINQALALEGTRAIARALRGIVSNPDDMDAREQALYGCYLAAVSFASAGSGLHHKICHVLGGTFDLPHAETHATILPYVLALNAPSVPELSSRLAEALSTPEANNRQAPEGAVDALNALRDILGAPTRLSDYGFKATDISEAVHRILKVAPASNPAPVTEASIRRLLSDALDGTAPSVALSLAQ; via the coding sequence ATGGAATTTGAACATGTCACCCTTGGTCAGCGGGTTCTCTTCGGAACAGGCCAAGTCTCCACTAATATCGCCAGGGAGGCGCGTCGCCTGGGAAGCAGGCGCATCATGGCTATTGCCTCGAAATCGGAGGCCTCAGCCGCCCGTGCATCATTAAATGATGTCCCCGTAGCCCTGTGGTGGCATAACGTGGCTCAGCACGTCCCCGTTGAGGTAGCCGAATCCGCCCGATCCGCCGCCGCTGAAGCGGAGATTGACCTGATCGTGTGCGTAGGCGGGGGGTCAACGACTGGGCTGGCAAAGGCCGTGGCGCTGACCAGCGGCATCCCCGTTGTAGCCGTCCCCACAACCTACGCCGGATCCGAAGCCACCAATATGTGGGGTATCACCGAAAACCGCACCAAGACCACCGGCATAGACGACAAGGTCCTCCCGGTCACCGTCATCTACGACGCGACACTATCCAGGACGCTGCCGGTGGCGCTGTCGGTCTCCTCCGGCCTCAACGCACTTGCACACTGCGTGGATTCCCTCTGGGCACCCAAAGCAGACCCCATCAACCAGGCTCTGGCACTGGAGGGAACCCGGGCGATCGCACGGGCTCTGCGCGGCATCGTCTCCAACCCGGATGACATGGACGCCCGCGAGCAAGCACTCTACGGCTGCTACCTTGCAGCCGTCTCCTTCGCCTCCGCCGGATCTGGCCTGCACCACAAGATCTGTCACGTTCTGGGTGGAACATTTGACCTGCCTCACGCCGAAACACACGCCACCATCCTGCCCTACGTGTTGGCACTGAACGCACCGTCGGTGCCAGAGCTGTCCTCGCGCTTGGCCGAAGCGCTGAGTACCCCCGAAGCCAATAACAGGCAGGCCCCTGAGGGCGCCGTTGATGCACTAAACGCACTCCGTGACATCCTCGGCGCGCCCACACGTCTTTCCGACTACGGCTTCAAAGCCACCGATATATCGGAAGCTGTCCATCGGATCCTGAAAGTGGCTCCCGCGTCCAACCCGGCACCCGTTACCGAGGCCAGCATCCGCCGCCTGCTCTCGGACGCGCTCGACGGAACAGCACCCTCCGTCGCGCTGAGCTTGGCACAGTAA
- a CDS encoding antibiotic biosynthesis monooxygenase family protein, which produces MIYEHAHLTISPEESDAFESAFASARHHLESAPGCRSVDLTRSIDQPSTYLLKVGWDRIEDHLEVFPTTDNARSFGQSVATYFQEKPLVVHFPG; this is translated from the coding sequence ATGATCTACGAACACGCGCACCTGACCATCAGCCCCGAGGAATCGGACGCTTTCGAATCGGCATTCGCATCAGCGCGGCACCACCTGGAATCTGCTCCCGGATGCCGCTCCGTCGATCTCACGCGCAGCATCGACCAACCGTCGACCTACTTGCTGAAAGTTGGATGGGACCGCATCGAAGACCATCTTGAAGTGTTCCCCACCACGGACAACGCCCGAAGCTTTGGACAATCGGTTGCTACCTATTTCCAAGAAAAGCCCCTCGTAGTGCACTTTCCCGGGTAG
- a CDS encoding flavin reductase family protein — MTTLAEFETDQTVDPQEFRQAMKFVPTPVAIVTAMTEDGPVGMTVGSFTSVSLSPTLVTFFVDVSSTTWPRLKTSPTFTINVLGHDKGDLCRAFSRKGSDRFDGVDWSVNKSGNPVLADASVSLECTTYSTLILGDHVQVVGEVRGFEVHDEGMPLVFFNGSFLDLADRA, encoded by the coding sequence ATGACAACTCTTGCAGAATTCGAGACAGATCAAACAGTGGACCCCCAGGAATTTCGTCAGGCGATGAAATTTGTCCCGACGCCCGTCGCGATCGTGACGGCGATGACAGAGGACGGCCCCGTGGGCATGACCGTAGGCTCTTTCACCTCTGTCTCGCTGTCACCTACGCTGGTGACGTTCTTCGTGGACGTCAGCTCAACGACCTGGCCTCGACTCAAAACGTCCCCGACTTTCACCATCAACGTCCTCGGACACGACAAGGGAGACCTCTGCCGCGCCTTCTCCAGGAAGGGATCGGACCGGTTCGACGGAGTTGACTGGTCTGTGAATAAGAGCGGGAATCCCGTTTTGGCCGATGCTTCAGTCAGCCTGGAATGCACCACGTACAGCACCCTGATCCTGGGCGACCACGTACAAGTGGTGGGCGAAGTACGAGGTTTCGAGGTCCACGACGAAGGGATGCCCCTGGTCTTTTTCAACGGAAGCTTCCTTGACCTGGCCGACCGCGCGTAG
- a CDS encoding acyl-CoA dehydrogenase family protein, giving the protein MTQTLSEAGRDSIAAPVDIEPNEDIVARATSLIPLIRKYAEQSSDDRRVAPEVIAALEEADLFSLLVPARYSGHEANLRTAMETIAEVAKGDGSTAWAVALLNVCTWFATTFSQEAQDDVFGANPKAKVSGIFTPGSKAERVEGGYLVSGEWPYSSGSFAADWATLGIALPDAGDNDPRALALIPKEAWTIRPTWFVAGMRGSGSDTIVVEDHFVPEHRVQRFVDMREANFLTPHQAEERNSNMAFIPVAALILVGAQIGLARHALELTLAKLPDKRVAYTQYTAAKNSPTHQLGVSRAANRFHLAELLMRQGCLDIDRAAAERHLPDLLTRGRIRNDTGIIAELVKEGIDDLMTANGAGSFADANVLNRIWRDAEIAGRHAYVTPEVGKEVYGRLLLGADNPLTMDV; this is encoded by the coding sequence ATGACGCAGACCCTCAGTGAAGCGGGCCGTGACTCCATAGCCGCTCCCGTCGATATCGAACCCAACGAGGATATCGTCGCCCGCGCTACCTCACTCATTCCGCTCATCCGCAAGTACGCGGAGCAGTCCTCCGACGACCGCCGCGTTGCCCCCGAGGTCATCGCTGCCTTGGAGGAGGCGGATCTTTTCAGCCTCCTGGTTCCTGCCCGTTACAGCGGGCACGAGGCGAACCTGCGCACTGCGATGGAGACAATCGCAGAAGTGGCCAAGGGAGATGGTTCTACTGCATGGGCTGTCGCGCTGCTGAACGTTTGCACCTGGTTCGCCACCACCTTCTCCCAGGAAGCCCAGGATGACGTCTTCGGCGCAAACCCGAAGGCCAAGGTATCCGGCATCTTCACCCCAGGCAGCAAAGCCGAACGGGTCGAGGGGGGATATCTCGTCAGCGGTGAATGGCCCTACTCCTCCGGCTCGTTCGCCGCAGACTGGGCCACGTTAGGAATAGCCCTTCCGGATGCCGGTGACAATGATCCCCGCGCCCTGGCCCTGATCCCCAAGGAGGCGTGGACGATCCGCCCGACTTGGTTTGTCGCTGGCATGCGTGGCTCCGGCAGCGACACGATTGTCGTTGAGGACCACTTCGTCCCTGAACATCGGGTGCAGCGCTTCGTTGACATGCGCGAGGCAAATTTCCTGACACCGCACCAGGCAGAGGAACGCAATTCCAACATGGCCTTCATCCCGGTCGCTGCCCTGATTTTGGTCGGGGCCCAGATTGGCTTGGCGCGCCATGCCTTGGAACTTACCTTGGCCAAGCTCCCGGATAAGCGGGTCGCCTACACGCAGTACACGGCAGCGAAGAACTCCCCCACCCACCAGCTGGGAGTTTCACGCGCAGCTAACCGGTTCCACCTCGCTGAACTGCTTATGCGCCAGGGATGCCTGGATATCGACCGGGCAGCAGCAGAGAGGCACCTTCCGGATCTGCTCACCCGAGGCAGGATCCGCAATGACACCGGCATCATCGCCGAACTGGTCAAAGAAGGTATTGACGACCTCATGACCGCCAACGGTGCTGGCTCCTTCGCAGATGCCAACGTTCTGAACCGCATCTGGCGGGACGCGGAGATCGCGGGCCGGCACGCCTACGTCACGCCTGAAGTAGGCAAGGAAGTATACGGGCGCCTCCTGTTGGGCGCCGACAACCCCCTCACCATGGATGTGTGA
- a CDS encoding AraC family transcriptional regulator yields the protein MFPSDDELLAGKEVSRSTDFDEFSQALNSHFYPARVQLREPSDSDIQPRLSVSHLRLSTIGLVHFRGRVSVDPGDLGAYHVNVPLHGQVVSFCGQEQVIATPLRAAVFTPGQRTFLPNWDEMSPQWCWKIDRIAVEREMEALLGRSLKGKIDFDLAFDLSSSAGSRWLEGMKLMVDYVNDMDRTPAASHHVENLERTLISGLILTQHHSFYEMLRETGGPVRPRTVRRVMDAIRENPSTPYTLGDLSLIAGISARQLQNSFNDHLGVSPLTYLRNARLDLARELILTSRLPVSDIAMQCGFNHLGKFAKYYRERFGETPSASRPR from the coding sequence TTGTTTCCATCAGATGATGAGCTGTTAGCAGGCAAGGAAGTCAGCCGCTCTACTGACTTTGATGAATTCAGCCAAGCTCTAAACAGCCACTTTTATCCGGCTCGCGTGCAACTGCGGGAGCCGAGCGACTCAGACATACAGCCCCGGCTCAGCGTCTCGCACCTTAGGCTCTCGACCATCGGACTCGTGCACTTTAGGGGGCGCGTATCCGTAGACCCTGGCGATCTGGGCGCCTATCACGTCAACGTACCCCTCCACGGGCAGGTTGTTTCGTTCTGTGGCCAGGAACAAGTAATCGCAACACCCCTACGCGCTGCTGTGTTCACCCCGGGTCAACGCACCTTCCTCCCCAACTGGGACGAAATGTCCCCGCAATGGTGCTGGAAAATTGACCGCATCGCGGTCGAGCGTGAAATGGAAGCACTCCTGGGAAGATCCCTCAAAGGAAAAATCGACTTTGACTTGGCCTTTGACCTCAGCTCATCTGCGGGCAGCAGGTGGCTTGAAGGCATGAAATTGATGGTTGACTACGTCAATGACATGGACAGGACTCCTGCCGCTTCCCATCACGTAGAGAACCTGGAACGTACGCTCATAAGTGGTTTGATCCTGACGCAGCACCACTCCTTCTACGAGATGCTGCGGGAGACCGGCGGCCCTGTCCGTCCCCGAACTGTTCGCCGGGTTATGGATGCCATACGGGAGAATCCCTCAACCCCCTACACTCTGGGGGACCTGTCCTTGATTGCCGGCATCAGTGCCAGGCAATTGCAAAACAGCTTCAATGACCACCTCGGCGTTTCACCTTTGACGTACCTGCGGAACGCACGCCTTGACCTCGCACGCGAGCTGATACTGACCAGCCGGCTGCCTGTCAGTGATATCGCCATGCAATGCGGTTTCAACCATTTGGGAAAGTTTGCCAAGTATTACCGGGAGCGTTTCGGCGAGACTCCCTCGGCCTCTCGCCCGCGCTGA